One Cuculus canorus isolate bCucCan1 chromosome 2, bCucCan1.pri, whole genome shotgun sequence genomic region harbors:
- the SP8 gene encoding transcription factor Sp8 — protein sequence MATSLLGEEPRVGSTPLAMLAATCNKIGSPSPSPSALSDSASSFGKGFHPWKRSSSSSSSSAGSCGAVGSGLPGFGVAGAARNGSSAAAAAAAAAAAAAALVTDSFSCGGSPGSSAFSLTSSSAAAASSPFANDYSVFQAPGSAGGGGGTGGGGGAAGQEAAAHQPVFISKVHTSVEGLQGIYPRVGMAHPYESWFKPSHPGLGAGEVGSAGASSWWDVGAGWIDVQSPNGAAGLPGSLHPAAGGLQTSLHSPLGGYNSDYSALGHSAFSSGASSHLLSPAGQHLMDGFKPVLPGSYPDSAPSPLAGAGGSMLGGGPAAPLAASPRSSARRYSGRATCDCPNCQEAERLGPAGASLRRKGLHSCHIPGCGKVYGKTSHLKAHLRWHTGERPFVCNWLFCGKRFTRSDELQRHLRTHTGEKRFACPVCNKRFMRSDHLSKHVKTHSGPGGAGGPGGGGPGPGGKKGSDTDSEHSAPGSPPCHSPELLPPPEPGHRNGLE from the exons ATGGCAACTTCACTTCTAGGG GAGGAACCGCGGGTAGGCTCCACGCCGCTGGCTATGCTCGCCGCCACCTGCAACAAGAtcggcagccccagcccctcgcCGTCCGCCCTCTCGGACAGCGCGTCCTCCTTCGGCAAAGGCTTCCACCCCTGGAAacgctcctcctcctcctcctcatcctcggCGGGCAGCTGCGGCGCCGTGGGCTCCGGCCTCCCGGGCTTCGGCGTGGCGGGAGCGGCGCGCAACGGCTCctcggcggcggcggcagcggcggccgctgcggcggcggcggccgcgctCGTGACGGACTCGTTCAGCTGCGGCGGTTCGCCGGGCTCCAGCGCCTTCTCGCTCACCTCCAGCAGCGCGGCGGCGGCCAGCTCGCCCTTCGCCAACGACTATTCCGTCTTCCAGGCTCCGGGCAGCGCCGGAGGCGGCGGCGGGAcaggaggcggcggcggggcggcgggaCAGGAGGCGGCGGCGCACCAGCCCGTCTTCATCTCCAAGGTGCACACGTCGgtggaggggctgcagggcatCTACCCGCGGGTGGGCATGGCGCACCCCTACGAGTCCTGGTTCAAGCCCTCGCACCCGGGGCTGGGCGCCGGCGAGGTGGGCTCGGCGGGCGCCTCCAGCTGGTGGGACGTGGGCGCCGGCTGGATCGACGTGCAGAGCCCCAACGGGGCGGCCGGGCTGCCCGGCTCGCTGCACCCGGCGGCCGGCGGGCTCCAGACCTCGCTGCACTCGCCGCTGGGCGGCTACAACTCGGATTACTCTGCCCTGGGCCACTCGGCCTTCAGCAGCGGCGCCTCCTCGCACCTCCTCAGCCCCGCCGGGCAGCACCTCATGGACGGATTTAAGCCGGTGCTGCCCGGCTCCTACCCGGACTCGGCCCCCTCGCCGCTGGCCGGCGCCGGGGGCTCCATGCTGGGCGGTGGCCCCGCCGCTCCTCTGGCCGCCTCCCCGCGCTCCTCCGCCCGCCGCTACTCGGGCCGCGCCACCTGCGACTGCCCCAACTGCCAGGAGGCCGAGCGGCTGGGGCCGGCGGGGGCCAGCCTGCGGCGCAAGGGGCTGCACAGCTGCCACATCCCCGGCTGCGGCAAGGTCTACGGCAAGACTTCGCACCTGAAGGCGCACCTGCGCTGGCACACGGGCGAGCGGCCCTTCGTCTGCAACTGGCTCTTCTGCGGCAAGCGCTTCACCCGCTCCGACGAGCTGCAGCGGCACCTGCGGACCCACACGGGCGAGAAGCGCTTCGCCTGCCCCGTCTGCAACAAGCGCTTCATGCGCAGCGACCACCTCAGCAAGCACGTCAAGACCCACAGCGGCCCCGGGGGAGCCGGAGGCCCCGGCGGCGGCGGTCCCGGCCCCGGCGGCAAGAAGGGCAGCGACACCGACAGCGAGCACAGCGCGCCCGGCAGCCCTCCCTGTCACTCTCCGGAGCTGCTGCCGCCCCCCGAGCCCGGCCACCGCAACGGGCTGGAGTGA